A stretch of the Lolium perenne isolate Kyuss_39 chromosome 3, Kyuss_2.0, whole genome shotgun sequence genome encodes the following:
- the LOC127339936 gene encoding uncharacterized protein: protein MEGIASTLKMISYDEDSDEVVRTRRTKHKVYDENTEVKEFEVGHAFHDSGQFKQALANYGLKERKHIIFPKDERKRVLAKCSWVGCNWRLYGSVVPSRSSWFTMSRYNNVHNCVPRRDNKLVTSTVIADKYFRDIKDNPGWRIEKMQEAVLKDYLADVSELKCKREKRIIMERIVDGTNGEYNRVYDYHMELVRSNPGSTVAVTLNPDETDKPVFERMYVCLEGCKRGFLAGCRRVVGLDRCFLNGAVHGEILCAIGRDPNNQMYPIAWATVEGENHYNGYWVLSLLQKDIQINNQGDGWVIISDQQKGLINAVNEIIPEAEHRMCARHIYANWRKKHRDKAFQNPFWACDKSSDKIQFNYNRAKLAQKTPDGAQDMMKTAPQHWCIANFRLGSYCDSIKNNLCESFNNAVMRARFSSNIFNGNHEEKGYG from the coding sequence ATGGAAGGGATTGCTTCGACACTGAAGATGATTTCATACGACGAAGACAGTGATGAAGTTGTAAGAACAAGGAGAACAAAGCACAAAGTTTATGATGAAAATACAGAGGTGAAAGAGTTTGAGGTTGGTCATGCTTTCCATGATAGCGGACAGTTCAAGCAAGCACTTGCCAATTATGGATTAAAAGAACGGAAGCACATAATATTTCCCAAGGATGAGAGGAAAAGAGTGTTAGCCAAATGCAGTTGGGTTGGTTGCAACTGGAGACTATATGGGTCAGTAGTTCCTAGTAGGTCATCATGGTTCACAATGAGCAGGTACAATAATGTGCACAATTGTGTACCAAGGAGGGacaacaagttggttactagcacAGTAATAGCAGACAAATACTTTAGGGACATCAAGGATAATCCTGGTTGGAGGATTGAGAAGATGCAGGAGGCAGTGCTCAAAGATTATCTTGCTGATGTAAGTGAATTGAAATGCAAGCGAGAAAAAAGGATAATTATGGAGAGAATTGTTGATGGAACAAATGGAGAATACAATAGAGTGTATGACTATCATATGGAACTGGTAAGAAGCAATCCTGGAAGCACAGTGGCAGTCACATTAAACCCTGATGAAACCGACAAGCCTGTGTTCGAAAGAATGTATGTCTGTCTAGAGGGTTGCAAGAGAGGTTTTCTTGCTGGCTGTCGTAGAGTCGTTGGGCTTGACAGATGTTTCCTAAATGGTGCAGTtcatggagagatcttgtgtGCCATTGGCAGAGATCCAAACAACCAAATGTACCCAATTGCATGGGCTACAGTTGAAGGAGAAAACCATTACAACGGGTACTGGGTTTTGTCACTACTGCAGAAAGACATACAGATTAATAACCAAGGTGATGGATGGGTTATCATATCTGATCAGCAGAAGGGCCTTATTAATGCCGTCAATGAGATAATCCCAGAGGCTGAACACAGAATGTGTGCAAGACATATCTATGCAAATTGGAGAAAGAAGCACAGAGACAAGGCATTCCAAAACCCTTTTTGGGCTTGTGATAAGTCTAGTGACAAAATCCAGTTCAACTATAATAGGGCTAAGCTTGCTCAGAAAACACCTGATGGTGCACAGGACATGATGAAGACTGCTCCTCAGCATTGGTGTATAGCCAATTTTAGGCTTGGTTCCTATTGTGATTCTATCAAAAATAATCTATGTGAGTCATTTAACAATGCAGTTATGAGAGCGAGATTTTCCAGTAATATCTTCAATGGAAATCATGAGGAGAAAGGTTATGGCTAG